A window of Bacillus toyonensis BCT-7112 genomic DNA:
AAAGTTTTCAGCAATATCAATGCAATCCTGTATCAAAAGAGGATCAGGAAATGTTAGTAAAACATATTCAAATGATTATTCATTCGAATAATCAAATTGACGTATACGAGGCAATTGAGGATACCGTTTACGATTATGTGACTGGAAAATAAAAAAAATAGGAGATTTCCATATGGAAATCTCCTATTTTTTACTTAATGATTTTCCTGCTACACGTTCAAATAAACCAGGGAATAACGCATAGAGCTTAGGCCCCATTCCCATCCACTTCGGCAAATTCACTTCACGTTTTTTCGTTTGCATCGCCTTTACGATTTGTTCTGCTACATATGTTGGTTTTAACATGTAACGTCCCATATTTTTTACATATGTACCAGATTGATCAGCTATTTCAAAAAAGTTCGTATCTATCGGTCCTGGGTTAATTGCTGTTACATAAATATCTGTATTCGATAATTCCATGCGCAAACTATTCGTAAACCCTAATACGGCATGTTTCGTTGCTGCATACGCACTCGATTTCGGAGTTGCAATTTTCCCAGCAAGTGAAGCTATATTAATTATATGTCCTTCATTTCTTTTTACCATATAAGGTAATACCGCTTTCGTACAAGCTACTAGTCCAAATACATTTACTTGGAACATATCCTTTACTTCATCCATTGATGCCTCTTCAAACGTTTTAAAAATACCAAAACCCGCATTGTTTACCAATATATCAATACGTCCCACTTCTTGTAATACCTTTGAAAAAACAGACTGTACTTTCGTCTCTTCACTTACGTCTAATACATAATAATAGCAAGGCGTATTATAAGTTTTTTTATTTTGTCTGCTAACGCTTGTAGTTTCTCCTCTGTTCGAGCCATTAATACTGGAATCGCTCCCTGCTCTGCAACTTGCATTGCAACTTGCTCTCCAATTCCACTAGAAGCGCCTGTAATGACGATTACTTTTTCTTGTAAGCGTCCTGTCATTGCTGTCACCTACTTTGCATAATAAATCAATTGTTGCGAAGATTCATCAATCATCACTTGTTGATTATATGCTAAAAAGTCTAATTGTCCAACAGTTTCGGAGATAGTAAGCGGCAATTGTTCTTTATATAATACTGGAAATAGCTTCACACATACTTCAAATGCTGTCATCGGTTTTTCCTTTAATAACTCAAGTACTTTAAATGCACGTGTTTCTTGCTTTTGTAACCTCGTTTCAATAAGTTGTTTCACATTTAGAACATCTTCCCCATGCCCTGATAAAATACGTGAAATATTCATTTCACTTAAACGTTTTAACGTTTGATTGTATTGTAGCAATGGACGTGCTCTTTCCGTTTGCCCTTCATATGGTGGTTCTAATATTGGATTTGAAGAAATATGACTAATGAGAGCATCCCCACCAATTAATATCCCATCGGATTCTCTATATAAAGAAATATGAGTAGAAGCATGGCCTGGGGTTTCAATTACTGTAAACCCAGGTAAAGAATCAATACGATCCCCCTCTCTCACAGTATGTGTTAACGATCTATTACAAGAATATTTAAGTGTCCTTGTCGTCAATAATGCCTCGTCATTCAAAAATGCTGCTGGAACACCGAACTGCAAGGCTGTCTCTCTAAAAAACTCATGATACCGCTTTAAAAACTCTGGATTTTGCGTGATCCACGGCTCATTCCAAGGGTGTCCAATAATATTCGTTTTCTCAGAAAATATATTTAAAAGTCCACAATGATCCGCATGATGATGCGTAATCACTACCGTTTCAATATCTTCTATCGTATAACCTAATGCACCTAATTGACTTTCTAACGCATTTTTTGCCTCTTCTGTATTCGTCCCTGTATCAATTAATGTTAATGTCTCCCCCTCAACTAAAAACACATTCACAGTCTCAACTGCAAATGGCACAGGAATCTCCATTCGGTGAATCGCCGTCATGCTTAGCCCCCC
This region includes:
- a CDS encoding YqzH family protein, which produces MNEKLIEKMIIKSFQQYQCNPVSKEDQEMLVKHIQMIIHSNNQIDVYEAIEDTVYDYVTGK
- a CDS encoding MBL fold metallo-hydrolase; translated protein: MTAIHRMEIPVPFAVETVNVFLVEGETLTLIDTGTNTEEAKNALESQLGALGYTIEDIETVVITHHHADHCGLLNIFSEKTNIIGHPWNEPWITQNPEFLKRYHEFFRETALQFGVPAAFLNDEALLTTRTLKYSCNRSLTHTVREGDRIDSLPGFTVIETPGHASTHISLYRESDGILIGGDALISHISSNPILEPPYEGQTERARPLLQYNQTLKRLSEMNISRILSGHGEDVLNVKQLIETRLQKQETRAFKVLELLKEKPMTAFEVCVKLFPVLYKEQLPLTISETVGQLDFLAYNQQVMIDESSQQLIYYAK